The proteins below are encoded in one region of Paenibacillus albus:
- a CDS encoding PucR family transcriptional regulator — translation MSEAKWIKQLQAVLDCPVREMQLPIQDWNMVIEDRITSNNSQKPNAVTTGDYVIGPEGAVWFLLHIGAQLVNLLEVERERLSETELRLISWTLAQMLAEKTKSYEGIPESERYARELGAWIEEQLEAGETKQPLPDRLMSRGKLFSSMIPFLLVSEQAESGRASYNELEKLLRTFLAEEVIIIPLKEQEWLILGPITLIHDAQLEERDEEDEESIEESLTSIVSGLHEMLSSEWIGECHLAVAQPISPISSIVSVSALLRETIHLGKAFHVGTNIHLPWLLHLERLLDTIPETQRVKFVEQALKRKDAFLEPEILTTLETFFALDCNVSETAKKLYIHRNTLLYRLDKLKQETELDVRQFRDAVLVKIILLLYKVTKRS, via the coding sequence ATGAGTGAAGCAAAGTGGATTAAGCAACTGCAAGCTGTCCTAGATTGCCCGGTCCGAGAGATGCAGCTGCCAATCCAAGATTGGAACATGGTGATAGAAGATCGTATCACCTCTAATAACTCGCAAAAGCCGAATGCGGTTACAACCGGGGATTATGTGATCGGTCCAGAAGGCGCTGTCTGGTTTCTGCTGCATATAGGAGCACAGCTCGTCAATCTGCTTGAAGTGGAACGTGAGCGACTATCTGAGACAGAATTACGGCTTATTAGTTGGACACTAGCTCAGATGCTCGCTGAGAAGACCAAGAGCTATGAGGGTATACCGGAGTCGGAGCGCTATGCTCGAGAGCTTGGAGCTTGGATTGAAGAGCAATTGGAGGCAGGGGAGACGAAACAGCCGCTGCCGGATCGTCTTATGTCGAGAGGAAAGCTGTTCTCCTCCATGATTCCGTTCTTGCTGGTAAGTGAGCAGGCTGAATCAGGACGAGCAAGCTATAATGAACTGGAGAAGCTGCTGCGTACGTTCCTTGCTGAAGAGGTTATCATTATTCCGCTCAAAGAGCAGGAGTGGCTGATTCTTGGTCCTATAACATTAATTCATGATGCACAGCTTGAGGAACGCGATGAGGAAGATGAAGAATCGATCGAGGAGAGCTTAACATCCATTGTATCAGGTCTACATGAGATGCTTTCAAGCGAATGGATTGGCGAGTGTCATCTGGCGGTCGCTCAACCGATCTCCCCGATAAGCTCGATTGTCAGTGTATCCGCATTGCTGCGGGAAACCATACATCTCGGAAAGGCGTTCCATGTCGGAACGAATATTCATCTGCCATGGCTGCTTCATCTTGAGCGCTTGCTGGATACGATCCCGGAAACTCAGCGAGTGAAATTCGTGGAGCAAGCGCTTAAGCGGAAGGATGCTTTTCTAGAGCCGGAGATTCTTACGACACTTGAAACTTTCTTCGCGCTTGATTGCAATGTGAGCGAAACGGCGAAAAAGCTCTATATCCATCGCAATACTTTGCTGTACAGGCTGGATAAGCTCAAGCAAGAAACCGAACTGGACGTTCGGCAGTTCCGTGATGCAGTTCTCGTCAAAATTATTTTGCTATTGTACAAAGTGACGAAAAGGTCGTAG
- a CDS encoding MraY family glycosyltransferase, giving the protein MDFLLSALLCFALVAVLVPILRKYALRMGFVDRPSARKIHRTPIPLMGGAALYVGVVVTLFLFLGATPLSMTIGIGGLILVVIGLADDAAKANGNEFPVWPRVVVYIAASIIPMLFGIRIQGLSGIHGTIDFPFWLEVISSMVWVFALINMINFIDGVDGLASGVSTLSSLTLFVAALLKHQYPTALLAVIMVGACLAFLIYNFYPARIFMGDAGAAFLGYALAVTAVDGAFKSATLVSVAVPLLALGVPILDTAVVMMRRLLSGKGLHRADKLHTHHVLMRWGLTQIQTVSFIYLVAALFSLLSIVLLLALS; this is encoded by the coding sequence ATGGATTTCCTGCTATCTGCATTGTTGTGTTTTGCGCTTGTCGCGGTATTAGTGCCGATTCTTCGTAAATACGCGCTTCGGATGGGTTTCGTAGATCGGCCATCAGCTCGTAAAATCCACCGGACGCCGATTCCGTTAATGGGTGGGGCTGCACTTTATGTAGGTGTCGTTGTTACACTGTTTCTTTTTCTAGGAGCTACTCCACTAAGCATGACAATTGGTATAGGCGGGCTCATTCTTGTTGTCATTGGGCTTGCAGATGACGCGGCGAAGGCAAACGGCAATGAGTTTCCCGTGTGGCCGCGTGTAGTTGTCTACATTGCAGCTTCCATTATTCCAATGTTATTTGGTATTCGTATACAAGGTTTATCGGGCATACATGGTACGATTGATTTTCCGTTCTGGCTAGAAGTAATCAGTTCGATGGTTTGGGTATTTGCGCTTATTAATATGATTAATTTCATTGACGGTGTAGATGGGTTGGCCTCCGGAGTGTCCACCTTATCATCGTTGACGCTATTCGTTGCGGCGTTGCTGAAGCATCAATATCCGACTGCATTGCTCGCGGTTATCATGGTGGGGGCTTGTTTGGCCTTTCTCATCTATAATTTCTATCCGGCGCGGATATTCATGGGGGATGCAGGTGCTGCTTTTCTCGGTTATGCGCTTGCGGTTACGGCAGTAGATGGGGCGTTCAAGAGCGCGACGCTTGTAAGCGTTGCTGTTCCGCTGCTTGCACTAGGCGTGCCGATTCTAGATACTGCTGTTGTAATGATGCGCAGACTTCTCTCTGGAAAAGGGCTGCATCGAGCCGATAAGCTGCATACTCATCACGTATTGATGCGATGGGGACTTACACAGATCCAAACAGTCTCCTTCATCTATCTAGTAGCAGCGCTATTCTCCTTGCTATCCATTGTTTTACTCCTCGCTTTAAGCTGA
- the hprK gene encoding HPr(Ser) kinase/phosphatase, translated as MKVSELISQFQLEILSGEDGLRRSITVDDLSRPGLEMAGYFEYYPKERVQILGRTELTFMDTLSKQERMDRMERLCDEETPCFIITRGLEAPAELIELSNEKQIPVLRSNAATTIFLSRITNFLERKLAPSATIHGVLVDVYGVGMLITGGSGIGKSETALELVKRSHRLVADDAVEIRQTSDGQLHGTAPELIRHLLEIRGLGIINVMTLFGAGAVRNMKRISVVIKLENWQADKQYDRLGLDEETTRIIDTDVPIVTVPVRPGRNLAVIIEVAAMNFRLKRMGYNAALQFTNKLTETIAEDSDDFD; from the coding sequence GTGAAAGTATCTGAGCTAATCAGTCAATTCCAGCTCGAAATATTAAGTGGTGAAGATGGACTGCGCCGCAGCATAACTGTTGATGATTTGTCACGTCCCGGTCTAGAGATGGCAGGTTACTTTGAATACTATCCGAAAGAGCGGGTACAAATTCTAGGTCGAACTGAGCTGACTTTCATGGATACGCTGAGCAAGCAGGAGCGTATGGACCGTATGGAACGACTGTGTGATGAGGAAACGCCATGTTTCATTATTACACGCGGACTGGAAGCGCCGGCTGAGCTGATTGAGCTGTCCAACGAAAAGCAAATTCCGGTTCTTCGCAGCAACGCGGCAACGACGATTTTTCTAAGCCGGATAACGAACTTCCTTGAGCGTAAGCTCGCACCATCTGCGACGATTCACGGCGTTCTAGTCGATGTGTACGGTGTAGGGATGCTTATCACCGGCGGCAGCGGCATTGGTAAGAGTGAAACAGCACTCGAGCTTGTGAAACGAAGCCACCGCCTTGTAGCGGATGATGCAGTCGAAATCCGCCAAACCTCGGATGGTCAACTGCACGGAACAGCACCTGAGCTCATTCGCCATCTGCTTGAAATTCGTGGTCTAGGCATCATTAACGTTATGACATTGTTCGGCGCTGGCGCTGTCCGTAATATGAAGCGCATTAGCGTCGTTATTAAGCTCGAGAATTGGCAGGCGGACAAGCAGTACGACCGCCTCGGTCTTGATGAAGAAACAACGCGTATTATCGATACAGATGTTCCGATCGTTACCGTTCCGGTTCGTCCAGGTCGAAACTTGGCAGTCATTATTGAAGTGGCAGCCATGAACTTCCGTTTGAAGCGCATGGGCTACAACGCAGCGCTGCAATTCACGAATAAGCTGACGGAGACGATTGCGGAAGATTCGGATGATTTTGATTGA
- a CDS encoding ABC transporter ATP-binding protein, whose translation MAGVRLEHVYKKYAGTDLASVKDFNLDIKDKEFLVLVGPSGCGKSTTLRMIAGLEEISEGKLFIGERLVNDVAPKDRDIAMVFQSYALYPHMNVYQNMAFGLKLRKFKKAEIDKRVREAAKILDIEHLLERKPKALSGGQRQRVALGRAIVREPQVFLMDEPLSNLDAKLRGQMRAEISKLAKRLETTVIYVTHDQIEAMTMGDRIVVMKDGIIQQAASPEELYNHPVNIFVAGFIGAPSMNFISGTVAEAGGVVRFKSNNIDVLVPEGKAAQLREKGLIGKEIILGIRPEDLHEEPVFHEASPQTIVNAHVEVAENLGHEMFLYLNGLGKDTVIARVDGRSGVKEGTNVKLALDMNKVHVFDKETELNVFEA comes from the coding sequence ATGGCTGGTGTACGCTTAGAGCATGTTTACAAAAAATACGCGGGTACTGATCTCGCTTCCGTAAAAGATTTCAACCTTGACATTAAAGACAAAGAATTCTTGGTTCTTGTCGGCCCATCGGGTTGCGGTAAATCCACAACACTTCGTATGATTGCTGGTCTGGAAGAAATCTCTGAAGGTAAACTGTTCATCGGCGAGCGTCTTGTTAATGACGTTGCACCTAAAGATCGCGATATCGCGATGGTATTCCAATCCTACGCGTTGTACCCACATATGAACGTATACCAAAACATGGCTTTTGGTTTGAAACTTCGTAAATTCAAAAAAGCAGAGATCGACAAACGTGTTCGTGAAGCTGCTAAAATTCTTGATATCGAGCATTTGCTTGAGCGTAAACCAAAAGCACTTTCCGGTGGTCAACGTCAGCGTGTTGCCCTAGGCCGTGCGATCGTTCGTGAACCACAAGTATTCTTGATGGATGAGCCGCTTTCCAACTTGGACGCTAAACTCCGTGGCCAAATGCGCGCTGAGATCTCCAAGCTCGCTAAACGTCTTGAAACAACTGTTATCTACGTAACACATGACCAAATCGAGGCAATGACAATGGGTGACCGTATCGTCGTTATGAAAGACGGTATCATTCAACAAGCTGCTTCTCCAGAAGAGCTTTACAACCACCCAGTAAACATCTTCGTAGCAGGCTTTATCGGCGCACCTTCGATGAACTTCATCTCCGGTACTGTGGCTGAAGCTGGCGGCGTTGTACGCTTCAAATCGAACAACATTGATGTTCTTGTTCCAGAAGGCAAAGCTGCGCAACTGCGTGAAAAAGGCCTGATCGGCAAAGAAATCATCCTTGGTATTCGTCCAGAAGATCTGCATGAAGAGCCAGTTTTCCACGAGGCTTCCCCGCAAACAATCGTGAACGCTCACGTTGAAGTTGCTGAGAACCTTGGTCACGAAATGTTCTTGTACCTGAACGGTCTTGGCAAAGACACTGTAATCGCACGTGTTGACGGCCGCTCCGGTGTTAAAGAAGGTACAAACGTGAAGCTTGCTCTTGATATGAACAAAGTTCATGTCTTCGACAAAGAGACAGAACTGAACGTATTCGAAGCATAA